The Phacochoerus africanus isolate WHEZ1 chromosome 3, ROS_Pafr_v1, whole genome shotgun sequence genome window below encodes:
- the RBBP8NL gene encoding RBBP8 N-terminal-like protein isoform X1, protein MSCSQASSQRWLLSRRREAPNRNQGEGHGRRCGRGAGLEPKGRSRPGACPCTWSTEGPGPALWGAMESFVESLNRLKDIHENEVMGLQNKLLELNSERCRDAQRVEELCAKNHQLREQQKALKENLRALENRLRAGLCDRCMVTQELARKKQQEFESTLLQNLQHVFLLTNELTRLQEENDTLKEEVKRLRGPGPKPPLREGSSDPPSPRLPPSLGAQKATTEKPLGGHEEREDNHPERPVGYRTSPVAKISPGANLPEPRAPDMSPQHISNQLHGTIAVLRPGSRACSANRGSANGTPPLPPPRSSPPSPPCGHSLPLDSFLQPSQPAAKTCESLKHPLPAERLCLLNRHLALHLRSPYCSPRAPAAAPSGPQPQGLKTGEAEAWEEPADLLGLPGTLAGVRDSQLEGALHLLLAQQLRARGRMRGPRMRGQPVPGEPPPSPPASFNSEGPEGEAARTALPRGRHPQPTAPGSPSGKEATATQDSAPDKPLDLSERGRGRDSTPKPASLLGSLSPPIAHTPSPKPPQGAEAPGQPGAQGLSNGTKGARGPESEGPPTPAVRAPALFLASTQSIRLPQGAVSPTQPAPSAPSLVHPTRTCRAPAAAPNRVQGCPEAGLGARRWPHVNSGHSLPPPRIPHVVSQGPTPACPLPVAQMRTEGAPNRPPARRGQREMAAQVRMSRGDTGRGTTARRESSKPTCGSWSRMSWTRRTPPTVRWAWTWRRGPRGAPRGRGPAASAPRSVDGACSRRGRGPRTPTHGAKPPRSRPEEEGVWGASPSASSWEETQGHHSPPHSVPT, encoded by the exons ATGTCTTGTTCCCAAGCAAGTTCACAGCGCTGGCTTCTATCTCGCAGGCGGGAGGCTCCAAATCGGAACCAAGGGGAGGGCCACGGACGTCGATGCGGACGAGGGGCCGG GCTGGAACCCAAGGGGCGGTCGAGGCCGGGGGCCTGTCCCTGCACCTGGAGCACAGAGGGGCCTGGGCCAGCGCTGTGGGGAGCCATGGAGAGCTTCGTGGAGTCACTCAACAGGCTGAAAGACATCCACGAGAACGAGGTCATGG GCCTGCAGAACAAGCTTCTGGAACTGAACTCAGAGAGGTGCCG GGACGCCCAGAGGGTGGAGGAGCTGTGTGCCAAGAACCATCAGCTCCGGGAGCAGCAGAAGGCTCTGAAGGAGAACCTGCGTGCGCTGGAGAACAG GCTGCGGGCTGGCCTGTGTGACCGCTGCATGGTCACCCAGGAGCTGGCCAGGAAGAAGCAGCAGGAGTTCGAGAGCACCCTCCTCCAGAACCTGCAGCACGTCTTCCTCCTCA CCAATGAGCTGACCCGGCTGCAGGAGGAGAACGACACTTTGAAGGAGGAGGTGAAGCGGCTTCGGGGTCCAGG GCCCAAGCCCCCGCTCAGGGAGGGCTCCTCAGACCCCCCATCGCCCCGGCTGCCCCCCTCCCTGGGCGCCCAGAAGGCCACCACGGAGAAGCCGCTGGGAGGCCACGAGGAGAGAGAGGACAACCACCCAG AAAGGCCGGTGGGGTACAGGACGTCTCCCGTGGCCAAAATCTCCCCGGGGGCCAACCTGCCCGAGCCCCGGGCCCCGGACATG AGCCCCCAACACATCTCCAACCAGCTGCACGGGACCATCGCCGTGTTGCGGCCGGGGTCCCGGGCCTGCTCCGCCAACCGAGGCTCGGCCAATGGGACGCCCCCTCTGCCGCCCCCCAGGAGCAGCCCACCCAGCCCACCTTGCGGGCACAGCCTCCCTCTGGACAG CTTCCTGCAGCCCTCACAGCCCGCGGCCAAGACCTGTGAGTCCCTGAAGCATCCCCTCCCGGCTGAGCGCCTCTGCCTCCTGAACCGCCACCTGGCCCTGCACCTTCGGAGCCCCTACTGCAGTCCCCGGGCCCCTGCCGCAGCCCCCagtggcccccagccccagggcctgaaGACTGGGGAGGCCGAGGCCTGGGAGGAGCCAGCAGACCTGCTGGGCCTGCCGGGCACCCTGGCAGGCGTGCGGGATTCGCAGCTGGAGGGGGCGCTGCACCTGCTCCTGGCCCAGCAGCTGCGGGCACGGGGGCGGATGCGTGGGCCCAGGATGAGGGGCCAGCCAGTGCCGGGGGAGCCGCCACCCTCTCCGCCCGCCAGCTTCAACTCCGAGGGACCCGAGGGCGAGGCGGCCAGGACAGCATTGCCCagagggcggcacccacagcccacagccccgGGCAGCCCCAGTGGGaaggaggccacagccacacaagacaGTGCCCCAGACAAGCCCCTGGACCTCTCAgagcggggccggggccgggacAGCACCCCCAAGCCTGCCAGCCTGTTGGGGTCCCTCAGCCCCCCGATTGCCCACACTCCCAGCCCCAAGCCGCCCCAGGGAGCAGAGGCACCTGGTCAGCCTGGAGCCCAAGGACTCAGCAATGGCACCAAGGGGGCCAGAGGGCCGGAGTCGGAAGGGCCTCCAACGCCGGCGGTGAGGGCCCCAGCCCTGTTCCTGGCCTCCACCCAGAGCATCCGGCTGCCCCAGGGTGCTGTCAGCCCCACCCAGCCAGCTCCCAGTGCGCCCAGCCTGGTGCACCCTACACGCACATGCCGAGCCCCCGCTGCAGCCCCCAACAGGGTCCAGGGCTGCCCCGAGGCTGGTCTGGGGGCAAGGAGGTGGCCTCACGTGAACTCAGGTCACTCTCTGCCTCCCCCCAGGATCCCCCACGTTGTCtcccagggccccaccccagcctgccctCTCCCAGTGGCACAGATGAGGACAGAGGGCGCCCCAAACCGCCCCCCCGCTcgcagaggccagagggagatgGCTGCCCAGGTGCGGATGAGTCGGGGGGACACGGGGAGAGGAACCACGGCGAGGAGAGAG AGCTCAAAGCCGACGTGCGGCAGCTGGAGTCGGATGAGCTGGACGCGTCGGACGCCTCCGACAGTGAG GTGGGCCTGGACGTGGAGGCGGGGGCCTCGCGGAGCGCCCCGGGGGAGGGGCCCAGCTGCTTCTGCGCCAAGGAGCGTGGACGGGGCCTgcagcagaagaggaagagggccTCGGACCCCGACCCATGGAGCAAAG
- the RBBP8NL gene encoding RBBP8 N-terminal-like protein isoform X2, producing the protein MSCSQASSQRWLLSRRREAPNRNQGEGHGRRCGRGAGLEPKGRSRPGACPCTWSTEGPGPALWGAMESFVESLNRLKDIHENEVMGLQNKLLELNSERCRDAQRVEELCAKNHQLREQQKALKENLRALENRLRAGLCDRCMVTQELARKKQQEFESTLLQNLQHVFLLTNELTRLQEENDTLKEEVKRLRGPGPKPPLREGSSDPPSPRLPPSLGAQKATTEKPLGGHEEREDNHPERPVGYRTSPVAKISPGANLPEPRAPDMSPQHISNQLHGTIAVLRPGSRACSANRGSANGTPPLPPPRSSPPSPPCGHSLPLDSFLQPSQPAAKTCESLKHPLPAERLCLLNRHLALHLRSPYCSPRAPAAAPSGPQPQGLKTGEAEAWEEPADLLGLPGTLAGVRDSQLEGALHLLLAQQLRARGRMRGPRMRGQPVPGEPPPSPPASFNSEGPEGEAARTALPRGRHPQPTAPGSPSGKEATATQDSAPDKPLDLSERGRGRDSTPKPASLLGSLSPPIAHTPSPKPPQGAEAPGQPGAQGLSNGTKGARGPESEGPPTPAVRAPALFLASTQSIRLPQGAVSPTQPAPSAPSLVHPTRTCRAPAAAPNRVQGCPEAGLGARRWPHVNSGHSLPPPRIPHVVSQGPTPACPLPVAQMRTEGAPNRPPARRGQREMAAQSSKPTCGSWSRMSWTRRTPPTVRWAWTWRRGPRGAPRGRGPAASAPRSVDGACSRRGRGPRTPTHGAKPPRSRPEEEGVWGASPSASSWEETQGHHSPPHSVPT; encoded by the exons ATGTCTTGTTCCCAAGCAAGTTCACAGCGCTGGCTTCTATCTCGCAGGCGGGAGGCTCCAAATCGGAACCAAGGGGAGGGCCACGGACGTCGATGCGGACGAGGGGCCGG GCTGGAACCCAAGGGGCGGTCGAGGCCGGGGGCCTGTCCCTGCACCTGGAGCACAGAGGGGCCTGGGCCAGCGCTGTGGGGAGCCATGGAGAGCTTCGTGGAGTCACTCAACAGGCTGAAAGACATCCACGAGAACGAGGTCATGG GCCTGCAGAACAAGCTTCTGGAACTGAACTCAGAGAGGTGCCG GGACGCCCAGAGGGTGGAGGAGCTGTGTGCCAAGAACCATCAGCTCCGGGAGCAGCAGAAGGCTCTGAAGGAGAACCTGCGTGCGCTGGAGAACAG GCTGCGGGCTGGCCTGTGTGACCGCTGCATGGTCACCCAGGAGCTGGCCAGGAAGAAGCAGCAGGAGTTCGAGAGCACCCTCCTCCAGAACCTGCAGCACGTCTTCCTCCTCA CCAATGAGCTGACCCGGCTGCAGGAGGAGAACGACACTTTGAAGGAGGAGGTGAAGCGGCTTCGGGGTCCAGG GCCCAAGCCCCCGCTCAGGGAGGGCTCCTCAGACCCCCCATCGCCCCGGCTGCCCCCCTCCCTGGGCGCCCAGAAGGCCACCACGGAGAAGCCGCTGGGAGGCCACGAGGAGAGAGAGGACAACCACCCAG AAAGGCCGGTGGGGTACAGGACGTCTCCCGTGGCCAAAATCTCCCCGGGGGCCAACCTGCCCGAGCCCCGGGCCCCGGACATG AGCCCCCAACACATCTCCAACCAGCTGCACGGGACCATCGCCGTGTTGCGGCCGGGGTCCCGGGCCTGCTCCGCCAACCGAGGCTCGGCCAATGGGACGCCCCCTCTGCCGCCCCCCAGGAGCAGCCCACCCAGCCCACCTTGCGGGCACAGCCTCCCTCTGGACAG CTTCCTGCAGCCCTCACAGCCCGCGGCCAAGACCTGTGAGTCCCTGAAGCATCCCCTCCCGGCTGAGCGCCTCTGCCTCCTGAACCGCCACCTGGCCCTGCACCTTCGGAGCCCCTACTGCAGTCCCCGGGCCCCTGCCGCAGCCCCCagtggcccccagccccagggcctgaaGACTGGGGAGGCCGAGGCCTGGGAGGAGCCAGCAGACCTGCTGGGCCTGCCGGGCACCCTGGCAGGCGTGCGGGATTCGCAGCTGGAGGGGGCGCTGCACCTGCTCCTGGCCCAGCAGCTGCGGGCACGGGGGCGGATGCGTGGGCCCAGGATGAGGGGCCAGCCAGTGCCGGGGGAGCCGCCACCCTCTCCGCCCGCCAGCTTCAACTCCGAGGGACCCGAGGGCGAGGCGGCCAGGACAGCATTGCCCagagggcggcacccacagcccacagccccgGGCAGCCCCAGTGGGaaggaggccacagccacacaagacaGTGCCCCAGACAAGCCCCTGGACCTCTCAgagcggggccggggccgggacAGCACCCCCAAGCCTGCCAGCCTGTTGGGGTCCCTCAGCCCCCCGATTGCCCACACTCCCAGCCCCAAGCCGCCCCAGGGAGCAGAGGCACCTGGTCAGCCTGGAGCCCAAGGACTCAGCAATGGCACCAAGGGGGCCAGAGGGCCGGAGTCGGAAGGGCCTCCAACGCCGGCGGTGAGGGCCCCAGCCCTGTTCCTGGCCTCCACCCAGAGCATCCGGCTGCCCCAGGGTGCTGTCAGCCCCACCCAGCCAGCTCCCAGTGCGCCCAGCCTGGTGCACCCTACACGCACATGCCGAGCCCCCGCTGCAGCCCCCAACAGGGTCCAGGGCTGCCCCGAGGCTGGTCTGGGGGCAAGGAGGTGGCCTCACGTGAACTCAGGTCACTCTCTGCCTCCCCCCAGGATCCCCCACGTTGTCtcccagggccccaccccagcctgccctCTCCCAGTGGCACAGATGAGGACAGAGGGCGCCCCAAACCGCCCCCCCGCTcgcagaggccagagggagatgGCTGCCCAG AGCTCAAAGCCGACGTGCGGCAGCTGGAGTCGGATGAGCTGGACGCGTCGGACGCCTCCGACAGTGAG GTGGGCCTGGACGTGGAGGCGGGGGCCTCGCGGAGCGCCCCGGGGGAGGGGCCCAGCTGCTTCTGCGCCAAGGAGCGTGGACGGGGCCTgcagcagaagaggaagagggccTCGGACCCCGACCCATGGAGCAAAG
- the RBBP8NL gene encoding RBBP8 N-terminal-like protein isoform X3, with amino-acid sequence MSCSQASSQRWLLSRRREAPNRNQGEGHGRRCGRGAGLEPKGRSRPGACPCTWSTEGPGPALWGAMESFVESLNRLKDIHENEVMGLQNKLLELNSERCRDAQRVEELCAKNHQLREQQKALKENLRALENRLRAGLCDRCMVTQELARKKQQEFESTLLQNLQHVFLLTNELTRLQEENDTLKEEVKRLRGPGPKPPLREGSSDPPSPRLPPSLGAQKATTEKPLGGHEEREDNHPERPVGYRTSPVAKISPGANLPEPRAPDMSPQHISNQLHGTIAVLRPGSRACSANRGSANGTPPLPPPRSSPPSPPCGHSLPLDSFLQPSQPAAKTCESLKHPLPAERLCLLNRHLALHLRSPYCSPRAPAAAPSGPQPQGLKTGEAEAWEEPADLLGLPGTLAGVRDSQLEGALHLLLAQQLRARGRMRGPRMRGQPVPGEPPPSPPASFNSEGPEGEAARTALPRGRHPQPTAPGSPSGKEATATQDSAPDKPLDLSERGRGRDSTPKPASLLGSLSPPIAHTPSPKPPQGAEAPGQPGAQGLSNGTKGARGPESEGPPTPADPPRCLPGPHPSLPSPSGTDEDRGRPKPPPRSQRPEGDGCPGADESGGHGERNHGEERELKADVRQLESDELDASDASDSEVGLDVEAGASRSAPGEGPSCFCAKERGRGLQQKRKRASDPDPWSKASKKPS; translated from the exons ATGTCTTGTTCCCAAGCAAGTTCACAGCGCTGGCTTCTATCTCGCAGGCGGGAGGCTCCAAATCGGAACCAAGGGGAGGGCCACGGACGTCGATGCGGACGAGGGGCCGG GCTGGAACCCAAGGGGCGGTCGAGGCCGGGGGCCTGTCCCTGCACCTGGAGCACAGAGGGGCCTGGGCCAGCGCTGTGGGGAGCCATGGAGAGCTTCGTGGAGTCACTCAACAGGCTGAAAGACATCCACGAGAACGAGGTCATGG GCCTGCAGAACAAGCTTCTGGAACTGAACTCAGAGAGGTGCCG GGACGCCCAGAGGGTGGAGGAGCTGTGTGCCAAGAACCATCAGCTCCGGGAGCAGCAGAAGGCTCTGAAGGAGAACCTGCGTGCGCTGGAGAACAG GCTGCGGGCTGGCCTGTGTGACCGCTGCATGGTCACCCAGGAGCTGGCCAGGAAGAAGCAGCAGGAGTTCGAGAGCACCCTCCTCCAGAACCTGCAGCACGTCTTCCTCCTCA CCAATGAGCTGACCCGGCTGCAGGAGGAGAACGACACTTTGAAGGAGGAGGTGAAGCGGCTTCGGGGTCCAGG GCCCAAGCCCCCGCTCAGGGAGGGCTCCTCAGACCCCCCATCGCCCCGGCTGCCCCCCTCCCTGGGCGCCCAGAAGGCCACCACGGAGAAGCCGCTGGGAGGCCACGAGGAGAGAGAGGACAACCACCCAG AAAGGCCGGTGGGGTACAGGACGTCTCCCGTGGCCAAAATCTCCCCGGGGGCCAACCTGCCCGAGCCCCGGGCCCCGGACATG AGCCCCCAACACATCTCCAACCAGCTGCACGGGACCATCGCCGTGTTGCGGCCGGGGTCCCGGGCCTGCTCCGCCAACCGAGGCTCGGCCAATGGGACGCCCCCTCTGCCGCCCCCCAGGAGCAGCCCACCCAGCCCACCTTGCGGGCACAGCCTCCCTCTGGACAG CTTCCTGCAGCCCTCACAGCCCGCGGCCAAGACCTGTGAGTCCCTGAAGCATCCCCTCCCGGCTGAGCGCCTCTGCCTCCTGAACCGCCACCTGGCCCTGCACCTTCGGAGCCCCTACTGCAGTCCCCGGGCCCCTGCCGCAGCCCCCagtggcccccagccccagggcctgaaGACTGGGGAGGCCGAGGCCTGGGAGGAGCCAGCAGACCTGCTGGGCCTGCCGGGCACCCTGGCAGGCGTGCGGGATTCGCAGCTGGAGGGGGCGCTGCACCTGCTCCTGGCCCAGCAGCTGCGGGCACGGGGGCGGATGCGTGGGCCCAGGATGAGGGGCCAGCCAGTGCCGGGGGAGCCGCCACCCTCTCCGCCCGCCAGCTTCAACTCCGAGGGACCCGAGGGCGAGGCGGCCAGGACAGCATTGCCCagagggcggcacccacagcccacagccccgGGCAGCCCCAGTGGGaaggaggccacagccacacaagacaGTGCCCCAGACAAGCCCCTGGACCTCTCAgagcggggccggggccgggacAGCACCCCCAAGCCTGCCAGCCTGTTGGGGTCCCTCAGCCCCCCGATTGCCCACACTCCCAGCCCCAAGCCGCCCCAGGGAGCAGAGGCACCTGGTCAGCCTGGAGCCCAAGGACTCAGCAATGGCACCAAGGGGGCCAGAGGGCCGGAGTCGGAAGGGCCTCCAACGCCGGCG GATCCCCCACGTTGTCtcccagggccccaccccagcctgccctCTCCCAGTGGCACAGATGAGGACAGAGGGCGCCCCAAACCGCCCCCCCGCTcgcagaggccagagggagatgGCTGCCCAGGTGCGGATGAGTCGGGGGGACACGGGGAGAGGAACCACGGCGAGGAGAGAG AGCTCAAAGCCGACGTGCGGCAGCTGGAGTCGGATGAGCTGGACGCGTCGGACGCCTCCGACAGTGAG GTGGGCCTGGACGTGGAGGCGGGGGCCTCGCGGAGCGCCCCGGGGGAGGGGCCCAGCTGCTTCTGCGCCAAGGAGCGTGGACGGGGCCTgcagcagaagaggaagagggccTCGGACCCCGACCCATGGAGCAAAG
- the RBBP8NL gene encoding RBBP8 N-terminal-like protein isoform X4, translating into MSCSQASSQRWLLSRRREAPNRNQGEGHGRRCGRGAGLEPKGRSRPGACPCTWSTEGPGPALWGAMESFVESLNRLKDIHENEVMGLQNKLLELNSERCRDAQRVEELCAKNHQLREQQKALKENLRALENRLRAGLCDRCMVTQELARKKQQEFESTLLQNLQHVFLLTNELTRLQEENDTLKEEVKRLRGPGPKPPLREGSSDPPSPRLPPSLGAQKATTEKPLGGHEEREDNHPERPVGYRTSPVAKISPGANLPEPRAPDMSPQHISNQLHGTIAVLRPGSRACSANRGSANGTPPLPPPRSSPPSPPCGHSLPLDSFLQPSQPAAKTCESLKHPLPAERLCLLNRHLALHLRSPYCSPRAPAAAPSGPQPQGLKTGEAEAWEEPADLLGLPGTLAGVRDSQLEGALHLLLAQQLRARGRMRGPRMRGQPVPGEPPPSPPASFNSEGPEGEAARTALPRGRHPQPTAPGSPSGKEATATQDSAPDKPLDLSERGRGRDSTPKPASLLGSLSPPIAHTPSPKPPQGAEAPGQPGAQGLSNGTKGARGPESEGPPTPADPPRCLPGPHPSLPSPSGTDEDRGRPKPPPRSQRPEGDGCPELKADVRQLESDELDASDASDSEVGLDVEAGASRSAPGEGPSCFCAKERGRGLQQKRKRASDPDPWSKASKKPS; encoded by the exons ATGTCTTGTTCCCAAGCAAGTTCACAGCGCTGGCTTCTATCTCGCAGGCGGGAGGCTCCAAATCGGAACCAAGGGGAGGGCCACGGACGTCGATGCGGACGAGGGGCCGG GCTGGAACCCAAGGGGCGGTCGAGGCCGGGGGCCTGTCCCTGCACCTGGAGCACAGAGGGGCCTGGGCCAGCGCTGTGGGGAGCCATGGAGAGCTTCGTGGAGTCACTCAACAGGCTGAAAGACATCCACGAGAACGAGGTCATGG GCCTGCAGAACAAGCTTCTGGAACTGAACTCAGAGAGGTGCCG GGACGCCCAGAGGGTGGAGGAGCTGTGTGCCAAGAACCATCAGCTCCGGGAGCAGCAGAAGGCTCTGAAGGAGAACCTGCGTGCGCTGGAGAACAG GCTGCGGGCTGGCCTGTGTGACCGCTGCATGGTCACCCAGGAGCTGGCCAGGAAGAAGCAGCAGGAGTTCGAGAGCACCCTCCTCCAGAACCTGCAGCACGTCTTCCTCCTCA CCAATGAGCTGACCCGGCTGCAGGAGGAGAACGACACTTTGAAGGAGGAGGTGAAGCGGCTTCGGGGTCCAGG GCCCAAGCCCCCGCTCAGGGAGGGCTCCTCAGACCCCCCATCGCCCCGGCTGCCCCCCTCCCTGGGCGCCCAGAAGGCCACCACGGAGAAGCCGCTGGGAGGCCACGAGGAGAGAGAGGACAACCACCCAG AAAGGCCGGTGGGGTACAGGACGTCTCCCGTGGCCAAAATCTCCCCGGGGGCCAACCTGCCCGAGCCCCGGGCCCCGGACATG AGCCCCCAACACATCTCCAACCAGCTGCACGGGACCATCGCCGTGTTGCGGCCGGGGTCCCGGGCCTGCTCCGCCAACCGAGGCTCGGCCAATGGGACGCCCCCTCTGCCGCCCCCCAGGAGCAGCCCACCCAGCCCACCTTGCGGGCACAGCCTCCCTCTGGACAG CTTCCTGCAGCCCTCACAGCCCGCGGCCAAGACCTGTGAGTCCCTGAAGCATCCCCTCCCGGCTGAGCGCCTCTGCCTCCTGAACCGCCACCTGGCCCTGCACCTTCGGAGCCCCTACTGCAGTCCCCGGGCCCCTGCCGCAGCCCCCagtggcccccagccccagggcctgaaGACTGGGGAGGCCGAGGCCTGGGAGGAGCCAGCAGACCTGCTGGGCCTGCCGGGCACCCTGGCAGGCGTGCGGGATTCGCAGCTGGAGGGGGCGCTGCACCTGCTCCTGGCCCAGCAGCTGCGGGCACGGGGGCGGATGCGTGGGCCCAGGATGAGGGGCCAGCCAGTGCCGGGGGAGCCGCCACCCTCTCCGCCCGCCAGCTTCAACTCCGAGGGACCCGAGGGCGAGGCGGCCAGGACAGCATTGCCCagagggcggcacccacagcccacagccccgGGCAGCCCCAGTGGGaaggaggccacagccacacaagacaGTGCCCCAGACAAGCCCCTGGACCTCTCAgagcggggccggggccgggacAGCACCCCCAAGCCTGCCAGCCTGTTGGGGTCCCTCAGCCCCCCGATTGCCCACACTCCCAGCCCCAAGCCGCCCCAGGGAGCAGAGGCACCTGGTCAGCCTGGAGCCCAAGGACTCAGCAATGGCACCAAGGGGGCCAGAGGGCCGGAGTCGGAAGGGCCTCCAACGCCGGCG GATCCCCCACGTTGTCtcccagggccccaccccagcctgccctCTCCCAGTGGCACAGATGAGGACAGAGGGCGCCCCAAACCGCCCCCCCGCTcgcagaggccagagggagatgGCTGCCCAG AGCTCAAAGCCGACGTGCGGCAGCTGGAGTCGGATGAGCTGGACGCGTCGGACGCCTCCGACAGTGAG GTGGGCCTGGACGTGGAGGCGGGGGCCTCGCGGAGCGCCCCGGGGGAGGGGCCCAGCTGCTTCTGCGCCAAGGAGCGTGGACGGGGCCTgcagcagaagaggaagagggccTCGGACCCCGACCCATGGAGCAAAG